In the Peromyscus maniculatus bairdii isolate BWxNUB_F1_BW_parent chromosome 20, HU_Pman_BW_mat_3.1, whole genome shotgun sequence genome, one interval contains:
- the Slc25a32 gene encoding solute carrier family 25 member 32 produces the protein MTGQSQSAAGSAAWSTVFRHVRYENLVAGVSGGVLSNLALHPLDLVKIRFAVSDGLEVRPKYKGILHCLTTIWKVDGLRGLYQGVAPNVWGAGLSWGLYFFFYNAIKSYKTEGRTEQLEAVEYLVSAAEAGAMTLCITNPLWVTKTRLMLQYSGVVNPSERQYKGMFDALVKIYKYEGMRGLYKGFIPGLFGTSHGALQFMAYELLKLKYNKHINRLPEAQLTTAEYISVAALSKIFAVAATYPYQVVRARLQDQHVSYGGVMDVIIKTWRKEGISGFYKGIVPNLIRVTPACCITFVVYENVSHFLCDFREKKVR, from the exons ATGACAGGTCAAAGCCAGTCGGCGGCCGGGTCGGCGGCGTGGAGCACGGTGTTCCGCCACGTCCGGTACGAGAACCTGGTGGCTGGCGTGAGCGGCGGGGTCTTGTCCAACCTGGCGCTGCACCCGCTGGACCTCGTCAAGATCCGCTTCGCTG TGAGCGATGGACTGGAAGTAAGGCCAAAATATAAAGGAATTTTACATTGCTTGACTACCATTTGGAAAGTTGATGGACTACGAGGACTTTACCAAGGAGTAGCCCCAAATGTGTGGGGTGCAGGTTTATCCTGGGGACTCTACTTTTTCTT ttaCAACGCCATCAAATCATATAAGACAGAGGGAAGAACTGAACAGTTAGAGGCAGTAGAATACCTCGTCTCAGCTGctgaagctg GAGCCATGACTCTCTGCATTACAAACCCACTATGGGTGACGAAAACTCGCCTTATGTTACAGTACAGTGGTGTTGTTAACCCCTCGGAGAGACAGTACAAAGGAATGTTTGACGCACttgtgaaaatatataaatatgaaggCATGCGTGGATTGTACAAG GGATTTATCCCTGGGCTGTTTGGAACATCACATGGCGCCCTTCAGTTTATGGCGTATGAACTGCTTAAGTTGAAGTACAACAAACACATCAATAGATTGCCAGAAGCCCAGCTG ACCACGGCAGAATATATTTCTGTTGCAGCACTATCCAAAATATTTGCTGTAGCAGCAACATACCCATATCAAGTTGTGCGAGCCCGTCTTCAGGACCAGCATGTGTCTTACGGCGGCGTGATGGATGTGATCATAAAGACGTGGAG GAAAGAAGGCATCAGTGGATTTTACAAAGGCATTGTTCCCAACTTGATCAGAGTGACTCCGGCCTGCTGTATCACCTTTGTGGTTTATGAGAACGTCTCACACTTTCTGTGTGActtcagagaaaagaaagtaaggtAA